The following are encoded in a window of Ranitomeya variabilis isolate aRanVar5 chromosome 8, aRanVar5.hap1, whole genome shotgun sequence genomic DNA:
- the CCDC159 gene encoding coiled-coil domain-containing protein 159 isoform X2 — protein sequence MSWDSKLDAVLTAADDSVAKIKERLYTRGDTSRDFCYDSTVRRSVQYEYWSEMKPASPCAPSAYTHPAAVSSEDMVNLSSQLLSQAKMITSLHQAIGRLERDRDLHIQRIQSLEDEVQRLAASRGLDVTESVLQRKMDGMRQELSSELCHLEARVRDSTTCASSPSLRSAVSISQEMNETKRLMCKEFESLRRDSDYTRQRLRRQEDDLRQHITDGQELLRTQEKHGAALERIQSSHQVQTQELERARSDTQRAQREIVQLRSAMGDLLDDVRILEGKVHRASSAQPDHRYCRQSRELSRFVSTSSADDDFSEISLADISSEDTSYSLGAAATVSRESREKSSTSKEGRIQSNHDLSDQDLGELSDSAPELNFSDL from the exons ATGAGCTGGGATTCTAAGCTGGACGCCGTCCTCACGGCCGCAGACGACAGCGTGGCGAAGATCAAG GAGAGGCTGTACACCCGGGGCGACACCAGCAGAG atttttgctatgattCAACTGTACGAAGATCAGTCCAGTATGAGTACTGGTCAGAAATGAAACCCGCCTCACCGTGCGCCCCTTCTGCCTACACGCACCCTGCAGCAGTGTCCTCTGAAGACATGGTCAATCTGAGCAGCCAGCTGCTGTCACAGGCCAAG ATGATCACTTCATTGCATCAAGCCATTGGCCGTCTGGAGCGAGACCGCGACCTTCATATCCAGCGGATACAGAGCCTGGAAG ATGAGGTGCAGCGGCTCGCAGCCTCACGGGGTCTGGATGTGACCGAGTCTGTGCTGCAGAGGAAGATGGACGGCATGCGGCAGGAACTGTCCAGCGAACTGTGCCACCTGGAGGCCAGAGTGAGGGATTCTACTACCTGCGCATCGAGCCCCTCGCTGCGCTCAGCTGTCAGCATCTCGCAGGAGATGAACGAAAC CAAGAGGCTGATGTGTAAGGAGTTTGAAAGTCTCCGGCGAGACAGCGACTACACGCGCCAAAGATTAC GCCGGCAAGAGGACGACTTACGACAACACATCACAGACGGGCAGGAGCTGCTGCGGACGCAAGAGAAACACGGCGCG GCGCTGGAGAGAATACAGAGCAGCCATCAAGTGCAGACCCAGGAGCTGGAGCGGGCACGATCAGATACACAGAGAGCGCAACGAGAGATCGTGCAGCTCAG ATCAGCAATGGGCGACCTGCTGGATGATGTGAGAATCCTGGAGGGGAAAGTTCACAGAGCAAGCAGTGCGCAGCCCG ATCACAGATACTGCAGGCAGAGTCGGGAGCTCAGCAGGTTCGTGTCAACTTCTTCTGCGGATGATGACTTCTCGGAGATCAGCCTGGCCGACATTAGCTCTGAGGACACGTCGTACAGCCTCGGAGCCGCTGCTACGGTTTCTAGAG AGTCCAGAGAAAAATCCAGCACAAGCAAAGAAGGAAGGATCCAGAGCAACCATGACCTCAGCGACCAGGACTTGGGTGAACTTTCAGACAGCGCCCCTGAGCTAAATTTCAGTGACCTCTGA
- the CCDC159 gene encoding coiled-coil domain-containing protein 159 isoform X1, whose amino-acid sequence MSWDSKLDAVLTAADDSVAKIKERLYTRGDTSRADFCYDSTVRRSVQYEYWSEMKPASPCAPSAYTHPAAVSSEDMVNLSSQLLSQAKMITSLHQAIGRLERDRDLHIQRIQSLEDEVQRLAASRGLDVTESVLQRKMDGMRQELSSELCHLEARVRDSTTCASSPSLRSAVSISQEMNETKRLMCKEFESLRRDSDYTRQRLRRQEDDLRQHITDGQELLRTQEKHGAALERIQSSHQVQTQELERARSDTQRAQREIVQLRSAMGDLLDDVRILEGKVHRASSAQPDHRYCRQSRELSRFVSTSSADDDFSEISLADISSEDTSYSLGAAATVSRESREKSSTSKEGRIQSNHDLSDQDLGELSDSAPELNFSDL is encoded by the exons ATGAGCTGGGATTCTAAGCTGGACGCCGTCCTCACGGCCGCAGACGACAGCGTGGCGAAGATCAAG GAGAGGCTGTACACCCGGGGCGACACCAGCAGAG cagatttttgctatgattCAACTGTACGAAGATCAGTCCAGTATGAGTACTGGTCAGAAATGAAACCCGCCTCACCGTGCGCCCCTTCTGCCTACACGCACCCTGCAGCAGTGTCCTCTGAAGACATGGTCAATCTGAGCAGCCAGCTGCTGTCACAGGCCAAG ATGATCACTTCATTGCATCAAGCCATTGGCCGTCTGGAGCGAGACCGCGACCTTCATATCCAGCGGATACAGAGCCTGGAAG ATGAGGTGCAGCGGCTCGCAGCCTCACGGGGTCTGGATGTGACCGAGTCTGTGCTGCAGAGGAAGATGGACGGCATGCGGCAGGAACTGTCCAGCGAACTGTGCCACCTGGAGGCCAGAGTGAGGGATTCTACTACCTGCGCATCGAGCCCCTCGCTGCGCTCAGCTGTCAGCATCTCGCAGGAGATGAACGAAAC CAAGAGGCTGATGTGTAAGGAGTTTGAAAGTCTCCGGCGAGACAGCGACTACACGCGCCAAAGATTAC GCCGGCAAGAGGACGACTTACGACAACACATCACAGACGGGCAGGAGCTGCTGCGGACGCAAGAGAAACACGGCGCG GCGCTGGAGAGAATACAGAGCAGCCATCAAGTGCAGACCCAGGAGCTGGAGCGGGCACGATCAGATACACAGAGAGCGCAACGAGAGATCGTGCAGCTCAG ATCAGCAATGGGCGACCTGCTGGATGATGTGAGAATCCTGGAGGGGAAAGTTCACAGAGCAAGCAGTGCGCAGCCCG ATCACAGATACTGCAGGCAGAGTCGGGAGCTCAGCAGGTTCGTGTCAACTTCTTCTGCGGATGATGACTTCTCGGAGATCAGCCTGGCCGACATTAGCTCTGAGGACACGTCGTACAGCCTCGGAGCCGCTGCTACGGTTTCTAGAG AGTCCAGAGAAAAATCCAGCACAAGCAAAGAAGGAAGGATCCAGAGCAACCATGACCTCAGCGACCAGGACTTGGGTGAACTTTCAGACAGCGCCCCTGAGCTAAATTTCAGTGACCTCTGA
- the MMACHC gene encoding cyanocobalamin reductase / alkylcobalamin dealkylase isoform X2 encodes MIGWYNGVLDPVFHLSYPLDTLACVVLSAPSMFEKSFKPFLAQHELQSLRDPIDQCVSYHMALVQERFSDHDVDVIYDYELHPNRRPKVLMQTAAHVSGAAYYYQRKDVEQDPWGARKMYGVCIHPRFGGWFAIRAVLVFTDVQVPGLEQTLPIDCVPSREDRIRLLEHFNFNWKDGKYRDVLPAEEKYSAEQTLYFATAPAERLKLLRLWGQIRPISPC; translated from the exons ATG ATCGGTTGGTACAATGGCGTCCTGGATCCCGTCTTCCACCTCTCCTACCCTCTGGACACGCTGGCGTGCGTCGTGCTGAGTGCGCCCTCCATGTTTGAGAAGTCATTTAAGCCTTTCCTTGCTCAGCACGAGCTGCAGAGTCTCCGGGACCCGATTGACCAGTGCGTGTCCTACCACATGGCGCTGGTGCAGGAG AGATTTTCCGATCACGATGTTGACGTCATCTACGACTACGAGCTTCACCCCAATCGGCGCCCCAAGGTTCTCATGCAGACGGCGGCGCACGTGTCCGGAGCAGCGTACTATTACCAGAGGAAAGATGTGGAGCAGGATCCCTGGGGGGCGAGG AAGATGTACGGTGTCTGTATTCATCCACGATTCGGGGGCTGGTTCGCCATTCGCGCTGTGCTGGTGTTTACCGATGTCCAGGTGCCAGGCTTGGAGCAGACTCTTCCTATTGACTGTGTCCCCAGCAGGGAGGACAGAATACGTCTCCTAGAACACTTCAACTTTAACTGGAAAGATGGGAAGTATCGGGATGTGCTGCCGGCAGAGGAGAAGTATTCGGCGGAGCAGACTTTGTACTTTGCTACTGCACCTGCAGAGAGACTGAAGCTGCTCAGACTTTGGGGTCAGATACGGCCCATCTCTCCCTGCTGA
- the MMACHC gene encoding cyanocobalamin reductase / alkylcobalamin dealkylase isoform X1, with protein sequence MMGAHVEILEKLQGALQSQGFEVHPFQIGWYNGVLDPVFHLSYPLDTLACVVLSAPSMFEKSFKPFLAQHELQSLRDPIDQCVSYHMALVQERFSDHDVDVIYDYELHPNRRPKVLMQTAAHVSGAAYYYQRKDVEQDPWGARKMYGVCIHPRFGGWFAIRAVLVFTDVQVPGLEQTLPIDCVPSREDRIRLLEHFNFNWKDGKYRDVLPAEEKYSAEQTLYFATAPAERLKLLRLWGQIRPISPC encoded by the exons ATGATGGGCGCACACGTGGAGATCCTGGAGAAGCTGCAGGGGGCGCTACAGTCGCAGGGGTTCGAGGTGCATCCGTTCCAG ATCGGTTGGTACAATGGCGTCCTGGATCCCGTCTTCCACCTCTCCTACCCTCTGGACACGCTGGCGTGCGTCGTGCTGAGTGCGCCCTCCATGTTTGAGAAGTCATTTAAGCCTTTCCTTGCTCAGCACGAGCTGCAGAGTCTCCGGGACCCGATTGACCAGTGCGTGTCCTACCACATGGCGCTGGTGCAGGAG AGATTTTCCGATCACGATGTTGACGTCATCTACGACTACGAGCTTCACCCCAATCGGCGCCCCAAGGTTCTCATGCAGACGGCGGCGCACGTGTCCGGAGCAGCGTACTATTACCAGAGGAAAGATGTGGAGCAGGATCCCTGGGGGGCGAGG AAGATGTACGGTGTCTGTATTCATCCACGATTCGGGGGCTGGTTCGCCATTCGCGCTGTGCTGGTGTTTACCGATGTCCAGGTGCCAGGCTTGGAGCAGACTCTTCCTATTGACTGTGTCCCCAGCAGGGAGGACAGAATACGTCTCCTAGAACACTTCAACTTTAACTGGAAAGATGGGAAGTATCGGGATGTGCTGCCGGCAGAGGAGAAGTATTCGGCGGAGCAGACTTTGTACTTTGCTACTGCACCTGCAGAGAGACTGAAGCTGCTCAGACTTTGGGGTCAGATACGGCCCATCTCTCCCTGCTGA
- the CCDC159 gene encoding coiled-coil domain-containing protein 159 isoform X3 gives MKPASPCAPSAYTHPAAVSSEDMVNLSSQLLSQAKMITSLHQAIGRLERDRDLHIQRIQSLEDEVQRLAASRGLDVTESVLQRKMDGMRQELSSELCHLEARVRDSTTCASSPSLRSAVSISQEMNETKRLMCKEFESLRRDSDYTRQRLRRQEDDLRQHITDGQELLRTQEKHGAALERIQSSHQVQTQELERARSDTQRAQREIVQLRSAMGDLLDDVRILEGKVHRASSAQPDHRYCRQSRELSRFVSTSSADDDFSEISLADISSEDTSYSLGAAATVSRESREKSSTSKEGRIQSNHDLSDQDLGELSDSAPELNFSDL, from the exons ATGAAACCCGCCTCACCGTGCGCCCCTTCTGCCTACACGCACCCTGCAGCAGTGTCCTCTGAAGACATGGTCAATCTGAGCAGCCAGCTGCTGTCACAGGCCAAG ATGATCACTTCATTGCATCAAGCCATTGGCCGTCTGGAGCGAGACCGCGACCTTCATATCCAGCGGATACAGAGCCTGGAAG ATGAGGTGCAGCGGCTCGCAGCCTCACGGGGTCTGGATGTGACCGAGTCTGTGCTGCAGAGGAAGATGGACGGCATGCGGCAGGAACTGTCCAGCGAACTGTGCCACCTGGAGGCCAGAGTGAGGGATTCTACTACCTGCGCATCGAGCCCCTCGCTGCGCTCAGCTGTCAGCATCTCGCAGGAGATGAACGAAAC CAAGAGGCTGATGTGTAAGGAGTTTGAAAGTCTCCGGCGAGACAGCGACTACACGCGCCAAAGATTAC GCCGGCAAGAGGACGACTTACGACAACACATCACAGACGGGCAGGAGCTGCTGCGGACGCAAGAGAAACACGGCGCG GCGCTGGAGAGAATACAGAGCAGCCATCAAGTGCAGACCCAGGAGCTGGAGCGGGCACGATCAGATACACAGAGAGCGCAACGAGAGATCGTGCAGCTCAG ATCAGCAATGGGCGACCTGCTGGATGATGTGAGAATCCTGGAGGGGAAAGTTCACAGAGCAAGCAGTGCGCAGCCCG ATCACAGATACTGCAGGCAGAGTCGGGAGCTCAGCAGGTTCGTGTCAACTTCTTCTGCGGATGATGACTTCTCGGAGATCAGCCTGGCCGACATTAGCTCTGAGGACACGTCGTACAGCCTCGGAGCCGCTGCTACGGTTTCTAGAG AGTCCAGAGAAAAATCCAGCACAAGCAAAGAAGGAAGGATCCAGAGCAACCATGACCTCAGCGACCAGGACTTGGGTGAACTTTCAGACAGCGCCCCTGAGCTAAATTTCAGTGACCTCTGA